Genomic segment of Heliangelus exortis chromosome 7, bHelExo1.hap1, whole genome shotgun sequence:
TCAAACTCCCATTTTCCAATTATTCTACATTTAATAATTCACTTAAAACATGCTATCATGCAATTATTAAGCAAGCAATCTGAGGTCTTTGAACACATTTATTAAAGATTAATTGTCTGATTTGTCATCATATGCTTTCAGTGAGGTGCTGCTTGTATAATGATGATGCATAAAGGCAGCTGTGTGGAAGACAGCCCTTTTCTCTgcaaatttaatatttttaaatgcaaacataCTGACAAGTGGCCCTTTCACATTGTGTTATACTTTAACACCACTAAACAGCACACAGAACTAATTCTCTGGTGGCActccaatttttttcatttatattatgTTACACAAAATTCCCAGATCTTCCAGAACTAGAAGTAGTTCTACCTACTTGAGACTGCAACTTCAAATAGTTGTAATTCAAGAAAACCATAGCAGCCTGctaattaaaaaacacaaaccaaaaaaaatccccaagtgTCTGAGAGGTACCACACTTGAAATTTCAGGGAGGTTGAATTATTCAAAGCCATAGGGAGATAAATATATATCACTAGCAACACTGGAAATATTGTCAACTATACTTCAAATGCAGTAATGATAttcataacaaaaataatatagatgattaaaaaaaattaaatattcataacaaaaataatatagatgattaaaaaaaattaaattgtgttTTAGGCATAGGAGTCTGCTCTTCTATTTTATTATGTATGTATTATGTAATACTGAAAATTCTCTAAGCCCATAGAACCCATGGTACTGATACAGCACCACAAAGACACTCAGGACCACTAACATGTTTCTACTTGGCTTCCTCAAGACTTCCTTGGCTTACCCAAGACTTAGTCAGACCTTTAGGAGTAAATGGAACTGTGGGGATCTGAAGCTTTTTAAGCCTCTGATCCATCATTCTGCAATTTATCCAACTGCTTGAGGAGATTCTGACAAATTCTTGGCTGTTTCCATAACTGAActcttctgcttgcttttcaCTTCTTTGTTTTCATGGTTGCAGTGAATCACATATTTCATGCTACTGAATTCCAAATGCAAACATAAGCTCAATTCTTTTAAGTTAAGTCAGGAAATAATTGCTATTGACAGCCCTATTTTCAGGTACAACTGAATCAATGTGAAAGATTAAATTCAGGGATTAGGAGTGAGCATCAACAAGGGATATATCCAAAAtcctttaagaaaacagaaacatccTTCAATACTGCTTTTTAGCTCTGTCAAAAGTATTAAGAAGTCAGTCCTTGAAATAGTTTTCCTGAGATAACTATTTCACCAACTATTTTCAGCCATTGCTGCTGACTCTGGTTCTGCAATCCTTTTGGAGATCTGCACTTACACAAGATTTTATCAACTTagatggaggaaagaaaattaattatgagCTGTAGTTATGGTTAGGAAGAGTGAAGAACATTGAAGCCTAAAattaggcagaaaaaaacccaaaaacaacacTCAAGCCAAAATGAGTTAACctctacagaaagaaaattacctCTCACCTGGTATTTTCTTGTACAAAGGGCAGTGTTTATTTCTTGTTCCTTCACCTGCAGTAGAtaattctttaaatttttttctccaccttcGTTGGCCACCAGCACTTACATCTCCAACGAGTCCATTTTTACTTGGATTTTCTATAACTGCTTCTACATCTTCCACAGACCCTTCAGCCTTCCTTTTTTGCTGTCTGGGCCTCTTTCCATTGGGAGTTATTGAACCTGCTATCTGTTTTCCCTCACTCAAACATGtctctcctttgctttcctcttttacTTTGGGTTTTAACCCAAAGAAAACACCAATGTCCATTTGTTTGAGTACTTTGGCAGAACTGGATTTGGCATTCATACCTGAAGAAGCAGATGACACTGCTTTAGAGATGGGGCTGGAAAAGCACACAGCAGTTGTATTaagatttccttcttcctccactACTGACTGCAAACTCTCCTGGCAAGCTCTTCTATCAATTGCTTTGGCAGTCATTTTATCTGCATTAGTTGAAATGTTACTTGGGTCTctcaaaaaattacttttctgtgtCAGAAGAGATCCAGTATCTACTCCAACTGGAAGCAAAGATGCCTCAGTAAAACTCACATATGTAGAACCCAAAGCACCACCAGCCTCTGTCTCTGTGCCTCTGACCTTAGCAGCAGAGGAAGCCAATTGTGGCTGTTTAACCTCTTTGCAATTAAAAGGGAAAGAGGATCCACTGGGAAGCACCTCTTCCTGATGCTGATTACCTACACCTGGTGAACTACAGAACTTGCTGTTCATGTGACTCTGAGAAACAGTTGTTACAGGATGATCTAGATGGTTCAACCTATTTACTTCTTTTTCAGTtatgaaattttcctttttgctatGCTCATGATGAGCATTCTGCTGTAAGAAATGTCCATTGAATGCTTTAAGCATGATGGAGTTAGATTCTTCATCTTCAGAGTTCTGGACCTTGAATAATTTACTTTGTGaagtttttgctttcttctcattttcctcagtctcctcttcacTTTCCTCAAAAGTACTCAGTGGAGAATAAGAAATTTCACAGTCACTGAAGTCAGCTTTTGACTGTAGTAAACTTGGCTGACTTGTATCTTTCTGACTAGACAGATCTTCTCCCGTTTCACTTTGTTGAGAGGATGCAAAGtcataaaattcaaatttaCAACTATCATCTGTGGTCTGTGTAAGCTGAAATGTCTGCTGAGGCTTTTGGCCATCTGCAAAAGAGGAAGTACTTTCACTGATTGCATTTAGAGACTTTATTTGTGGTGAGCTCTGTACCACCGACGTACAGTCATcgtttgggggattttttatACTATAAGATGGTTTCTCATTCTGTGAAACTTCCTCTGCATGACTTGGGGAACAGCTGGGCTTTGCAGAAGAATTTGTCATCTCACTCTCCAAAGTGTTTGTTGAAGGGTTTACAAGATAATCTCCTGCCCTGCTTGCTGCAAGCAGAAAATGGCTAAAACGCTTGTAGTGGGATGGAATGGTAGAAGTGCACTGCAAACCATCAGGGCACTCTATGAAGAGAATTAAAGAGAGAGGTAATGTTAATACCTTTGCAAATATAGTTGgcataattattaaaataaaaatcatgcaTGACACACCattgaaaagcttttccttataaATGCAGCAATTGGAGGAGGGAAGGCACAAGCAAAGTTTTCCACGCCACCAAAACCTCCTGCCCTGAGCTGcccagaaatgaaaatgtttccaaCCTAAACCCAAACTGCTACGTGCTGGTAACACCCAGCTGTGCCTGAGTTAATGCAGACCTTGAACAGCACCAGGAGTACTTAACCCTGTTTCAGAGCCCTGCTAATGTAATCATCAGGCTTCCAGTTTAGAACTGCCTCACATGCAAGCACTGAGCTtacaccagcagcaccagaaaaccacagaaaactaATCCCAACACAACAAACCAACTCTCAGTTCTGAATCAACCTGAAATTCTATTTCAAAGTGTCTGTTGGGTTacaaattaatattattaaaaaaaaaacacaaaaatcacgCATTTactcatgtgaaaaaaaagtggtttggaTTCAGCAAAAATTCTGTGGCTATTAcctaagcctttttttttcctgagagttTGCTAGCCTGACTTTTGAAGATTTTAAGGTATAAAGTATAAACCAATCAGAAGGACTTTTCATCTATTAATTATGGGAGTAAGAGATGGAAATGAGGTGTCAACACATTTGCTTTTAGTTAAAATCACTGCCAAAACCAGGAAAGGGCTCACCTTTCACTGTTCTGCAGAAGAAACTACACAGAAAGTTACAAAGATATAAAAAGGAGACTTACTGTGCTACTCAGTTTTTCTGACTGCatgctttttggggtttttcttgtttgttctttggtttgttttggtttttgtttgttttgagttGTATTAAGAACATAAGTTGGATACTTGGATTTCTTATATGTGGTTATTTTCAGCATTTAGAATGAGCCAGTTTTATTCCTTTAGAAGTGAAAACAAAAGTGTGTTGTCTTATGATACAGGAATGTCCAtgtatatttctatataaaattTCTAAAGCATGCTGGACCAGGGACTAACATTTCAAGTAAATTAGTACAAGAGACTGATTTCAGCTTCCAACTGTCCATAGCCAACTTGACAAATCACACAGCAACATGGATGCAGGAAAATAACATGTATATAACATGTATCAAGAAGAAATTTGGTGTCAAAAGCTGCAGCCTCTTAACTGCAGTAGTTTTTTGCTGGCACTTAGTATTTGAAGCAGGTCCCATTATATTAGAATGGTAAATATGCTCCTTCAGTTTATTCAATAAACTACTGAAGCTGGGGTTTCATAAACAACCATGAATCTTTATCACTATTTCACAAAGTTTTGAGATTATATATGGTATGAGTCATTTGTGTCTTGATTTCCATGCTCTTCACAAAGAACCAAAAATCCCACATGAAAACAATACTGATAAATTATCAGTAATAACACCCTACAAATCAAACTGCCAAGTCATATTTTGAACTAAATATGAAACCCAATCTTCAGAGCAACATTATGTGAGGAGCCTGCCTTTAACTTTTCTCTGAAGGCTTTTTTCTTAACTCTATTCATACCTTTTTCAATGGATCCCAAAGTATCCAAACATTCAGCTACGTGCCATCGAGGTGTCTGGACcaacagcaaagagaaaggcATCTGACAGCTTGGACAGTATCCATCATGAGGTGGCTTTGCATTTTGTGAGCTCTGCTCTGTCAGGCCGCTCAGGCTTCCCTGGGAGTTCCCATTGCTGTCATCTTCACATTGATCTACATCCTGATTCGGCCTGGATCTCTGCTGGGTTTGCTGAAGAGTATCagttttttctgcagtttttttcctatttctacttctctttctcttcgGCCTGCACTTGCCATCTCCTACTTTCTGCACAGCTGTAGAGTTGCTCTCTGAGTAACTCGGATGCTTTTGCTTCCTAATGGATTTGTACTCCCAAATGTCCTCTTCCAACAAAGTATCTTCAGACATGGCAACAcatgaaatactttttcttttaaccaaCAGTTCACAAATCCACCTTCTATTCCGCTAACatgttttctcttcccttcccactTCACTATCTGAAGAAAAGAGCCCGaactccattttaaaaaagcaacaccGGGTGACAAACCAAACAGCAGTCCGTGGTGGGACAGAAGCATCGTGGATCCTACCCccaaaaaataattcagtgcgCGTCTCTTCCAATATTCCTGATCACCCCTGTTAACCCCAGCCCGCAAGATCCACAAAGACTCTCGGGCTGAGCCATTTCCTTCAGCTACCCCTCTCCTACGCACCCAACCCCTCTCCGAACGCTGCAAGCCCTGCTAACCCCGCTCCCTTAACTCGCTGCCCCGAACCGGGaccatttgaaaagaaaaacgAAGAAGAGCTGAGTTACGGGACCGCTGCGGCAGTCACCACACGGCGATGGCCGACACCGGCACGGCGCTGGCTGGAGGGGCTCCGTGACGAGCTCCCGCCAAGGGCACCTATGGCGGCTGCCTCACCGGAATGGCCCACAGATGCCCACAGGGGGCTGATACCCCCCGAGTGTCCCGCTGAGGGGGCCGCCTCCCCGGCGTGTCCCGCCGGTACCGGAGCTGCCGGCCCTGCGCTTCTCCTCAGCCGTTTCCCGCCCTCAGGCATTCGCGTCCGCAGCTTCGCCACATCTGTCACCCGACTTTCCGCTTCTCTCATAGCATCCCAGCGCCccaaggaaaattaaaaaaatcccaacgTGTAAATGATTGGTGCCTTTTTTGGAATTTGTTCCCCTACTGCTCGATTTTCATCTGTTCCActtataaataattaaaaaaaagtagccGGGCGGGAAAAGTAGGGTGTGTGGAATCTGCTGGGCTGGAATCACCGCTGGGTGATTCTCATTCGCGAAAATGCTTCTGTGGATATCAGTTATGTAAAAACACGAAATGAACAGAAAGGTTCCCCTTTAAAGCAGACGCGGTACTGCGTATTTGTGCTTAAggttgtttaggttttttggttgctttgtttgtttgtttgggtttgggtttttttcaattagtGCTCCTACCCCGCGTTGTCGGAGGTGCCGAATGTGCGGCGGTGAATCCGCGGGTCTATAAACAGCGGCCCGTGGTGGCGGCGGGCTCGTCCAGGCGGTGTCATGGCGGCGGGGGGGCTGGCGGGGCTCCTGCCCGCCCAGACACAGCTGGAGTACGCCCTGCTCGACGCTGACACTCCCCAGGAGAAGGAGAACTTGGTCTACCAATACTTGAAGAAGATGGACAGCCGGGAGCGGGACCTAACGGTGCCCGAACTCGGCGGAGGTGGGTGGTGGGGCCCGAGCGGTTCAGGCCCCGCGGCGGAGCGCGGTTCGGCGTCCCCGGGCCCGCCGGGCGGGCGGCTGTCGGGTCTCTCGCCGGTGGTGGAGGTGGCTCAGCTCCGGCGTTCACCgtgtgatggttttttttttgtttttttttgaagacCCGCTGCCTGCGAGGGCCGTGTAAAGAGGGCCCCGGTAGCTGCTTTCGTAAAGGGAGCTGCTGGTTACAGGAAATGTCACTCCtgacagcaccagcagcagcgGTGGAGAAAAAGGAGCCCCCTTCTGATTGCTCTCCCTGTTTCTGGCTGCAAAACCCTGTTCTTTAAAGCCTCTCTTCTAAATATCTTCTAGATTCGTTGATAcgcttcctttttatttgttttcttgtttgtttttttaataaagcctTTCCCTTTTGTATAGTAAATTTATTGTTATTCTTTTATCTGGTCATAATGAGAACTTCACCGTTTCTTGCACCTTTTCTCCTCAGCTCCCttgatttccctgcagcctctttaaatgttttccaGCGTTTTCTTCTCAGGACTTACCTGTCCATTTTCATGTCCCTGATAATAGGAactgctcagcatcctccatCAGTGGTGTGCCCCTTTCCCACGTTTCACACATTTCTAGATTTATAAGTGTGAAATCAAAGGTTAAGTCTTGTAAAATCTTGCAGGTCCTCCTCAGGGTCCTTTTAACCTTAGTGAGACTCTCTGCAGGTCTGGGAGCTCACATCTGTCTGCCAGACAGAGACCTCAGGAGGTAAACTTGAGGGTTAAAAATCACATGAGTATCATGGGAATGAATTCTGACTCTTAACTGGTGGAGCAAAGTGAGTGTCTTTCTGTCTAGGCTTGGATCCTGAACTGAATTTTCACTTTTGTCACTAATATCGTTTAATTTTCTGTATCCTGCCAAAGCTTGTTTCTCCTCTGAAAAAGAGCTCAGATAGGTAgccatatttttgttttccagtatttttaaatgaaggttATATTAATCttaatgaaaaacagaacaatgccataaaataaatagttttccCTTTCAAGAAGTAAACACTAAAGCCCTTAAACTATGGAACTAATGCCTGACCTTGAtgagttatttttcattattgtcACCACATCTGAATGTGTGTGCATCCATTCATATCCATCAGTGTATGGAGGCAGAGATCAGGCCTCCTCATAGTGAAACAGTAAAGAAGATGCCTGCAGAATTCAGCAGCAGTAGCTTCTCCTGGACCAATAAGAACTTTGTAGAAGCTGTGGAAAGGTTGAGGATTTTTAGATTAGTcaacatacatttttaaaaataagccttCAGAAATGTCCATGGGCTTTGCTTTCTGTCATGTCtgttttcccctccctcccctcattATTTGCAGAAATTTTAAGTGATAATAACAGGAGATCATATTCTGGGATATTTATTGCTGATCATGATACTAATGGCATCATGATACTAATGGCTGATCAGTTTCTAATGGCATCAGAGGAATATCAGTTCCCAGTTAGAAGAGAATGCTTTCATGTCTCATATGAAGTGGTTAAATAAATGACCAGGAGGACTCTCAGATATATCTCAAAGAGATATACCATGTAACAGGATTAATTTATAACTGTCATTTCAGACTTTGAAAATCAAGATCAAAACtgtaaacacagaaatatttcaatcATCTCTGAAATCAGTTCTacacaaagcttttaaaagaatcATTAagactttttacattttttttagtttacttTTAAGTGACTTTTAAATAATTGTTACCCGTATTACATTACTAAGGCTTGAATCATGTAGGTCATGTTTTAAGATGTATGAAAATTGCCCTGAGGCCTGCAAATTCTTTCCATTGAAAGGTGcctatttaaatataaattgcatttttgaTGTTGCATCAAATCTTGTTAACATTTCATTTACTAATTACAAAGACTTGTGAAACACAAGGATAAGTTGGATAAATTTAAGTCTTTTCACTTGCTTTTCCACCTGTTCAGAAGGGGATGTTGAACTTTTTAAGTGAAAGCACCAGGAGCCTTTTGTGGTGGTGTGCAAATTAGGTCTAAGTGTCTGCCTCCCCCTGACTGGGTATCTCTGCCCTCTGTATTCCAGACCTGGAGTGGCTGAACACTGAAGGTCCTGTTTCTCTTCACAAAGACCTTTGTGGAAAAGTTGTGGTGTTGGATTTCTTTACCTATTGCTGCATCAATTGCTTGCACCTCCTGCCTGATCTCCACGCATTGGAGCACCAGTACTCTGATAAAGGTAAAAGTGCTTTGGCTTGCTTGGAATAGAATTTCCTGGCAGGGTTGCAGGAGGAGTAGCTGAGTCACTTTGGTTACTAAACAGCTGGCAAAATTTCAAGGGTGCCTAAAAATGTCTTCTAATCTTTTAAGCAGCCTGAAAATGGTGACTGCGTATACTGccatcacatttttaaatgggGTGAAGTAAGGTAGCTGTTGTGTCTGTGTAATTAAAGAAAGAGGAAACGTGCTTAAAGCCCAGATCTGATATTGCAAAGGTGGGAGAATTAATATGCTTCAGATTATTTGGTCTTCCCTTCTAACTGAAATATCAAAATATGTAAGCttggtttagatttttttttgtttcttatgaGCATCACGTTATATACCACTGGTAGTCCTGGAGAGAGAATTAAGCTCTTTTAAATTCACAGCTGACATGAAGTCTCTCTCTGAGTGACTAAAAATGCAGGTTAATTACTATTTAGAATGCAGTCTCTTGTCATCATGATGACTTGTCAGAGATAAGCTGTGGTTTTGCACAGAATGTATCAGCTACTCACTTATCTTGGATATTTTAATAGACTGAACTGTGTGGTGAAGAGCAGTGTTATGTTGAGCCCTAAAATATTGTATtaaatgtaatatatatatatggagcAAATAACATTACCTTATAATGTTTAAGTCTCTGCTTCTCCattgaagttttaattttagcagcatttattttcatgtattaCCTTCTTTcactagaaaaagaaattacagtgtCTTTGAAATTTCAGGTTCTCTAAAACAATTTGCTTTCATATTGTAGGTTTACAAAGCACTTTACAGAAGACTCAAATGGATTAATTTATCTGTGTTAGAAAGCTTAGCtgcttgctttgaaaaattTTGAGATCTAGTATAATGTTTTAGAtctgagtgatttttttctaataaggGGAAAACTGTCATGGCATTTTTGGGGGAGGGAGGCAGTTTTAAGTGGAAGGTGATTTGGAAATGATAATGGACTGCTGTGGGTATGAGGCATGGTGGAAAGAGGGTCAGGGGGAAAGATTTCAGAAGATCACATTGATCATAtaatgaataatatttttaaatgataaaCATTTTGTAGTATGGTGTTACTGTATTGATATAGCTGCCACATCCTTTATCCTGTTAAACCAgttaaaagattaatttataaCAAATTCTCACCACAAGCtttcacttttaaattatttgaacaTCTCTATACTGGTGTAGCAGGGAATGCAGCACTCTGAACTGGGGATCCACTGGGAGACACATTTGAATggtaaaaaaaagttatttttggaTTCGAGCAGTCCTGTTCCTAAAGGGGGaatggaaggaggaaaaaagatacTTGGGATGAAAGTGGAAAAACAAGTGGAGGTaaaagggaagaagagcagGTGTGTGGAACATTAATCTTAAATTTAATCCGTTAGGAAACAGAGGGTAGCAGCTGGATTCAGGAAGAGATTAAGATGCTTGATGATTCAAACCAAAAGAGATTCTTTTTCACTATAGATCtccctcctgtttttttctgttttcatgttttgatTGTCAGTCTTTTCAGGCTTATTTAATCTTTCTTTACTGTGTAAATTGTAGCATTACGGTAGTATTAATAAATGTATCAAGGCAATAAggcttgtgggttttttaagcCATAGAAAAATACTTCAATAGGTGGCTTTATATCAGTGTGCATCTTCTTCACCAAAGGTAAACATGATTTACTAATTGCTAGGATAAACACTAGGGGAGAGCTGTTGACTTGAGAAAGATAAAagttggaagaagaaaaataaagtagaaaGGATGtcatatatacaaaaaaaacttcaaaaatgtCTGGACATATTAATGCAGATATCTTGATATTCATCCTTATTCTGGAGGAAAATTCTTTGTTGTATTTTCATCTGCTCTTTCTTTAGTTGATGGAAACCCCTTCTCAGGGGATGGGGGACAGGTTCACTTTTGGGTTAATTCTAGAATCTGTCACCTCATGATTGCAAAAAACCTGATTTTGGTGCAGAAGAT
This window contains:
- the DCLRE1A gene encoding DNA cross-link repair 1A protein isoform X2, whose translation is MSEDTLLEEDIWEYKSIRKQKHPSYSESNSTAVQKVGDGKCRPKRKRSRNRKKTAEKTDTLQQTQQRSRPNQDVDQCEDDSNGNSQGSLSGLTEQSSQNAKPPHDGYCPSCQMPFSLLLVQTPRWHVAECLDTLGSIEKECPDGLQCTSTIPSHYKRFSHFLLAASRAGDYLVNPSTNTLESEMTNSSAKPSCSPSHAEEVSQNEKPSYSIKNPPNDDCTSVVQSSPQIKSLNAISESTSSFADGQKPQQTFQLTQTTDDSCKFEFYDFASSQQSETGEDLSSQKDTSQPSLLQSKADFSDCEISYSPLSTFEESEEETEENEKKAKTSQSKLFKVQNSEDEESNSIMLKAFNGHFLQQNAHHEHSKKENFITEKEVNRLNHLDHPVTTVSQSHMNSKFCSSPGVGNQHQEEVLPSGSSFPFNCKEVKQPQLASSAAKVRGTETEAGGALGSTYVSFTEASLLPVGVDTGSLLTQKSNFLRDPSNISTNADKMTAKAIDRRACQESLQSVVEEEGNLNTTAVCFSSPISKAVSSASSGMNAKSSSAKVLKQMDIGVFFGLKPKVKEESKGETCLSEGKQIAGSITPNGKRPRQQKRKAEGSVEDVEAVIENPSKNGLVGDVSAGGQRRWRKKFKELSTAGEGTRNKHCPLYKKIPGTGFTVDAFQYGEIEGCTAYFLTHFHSDHYCGLTKNFMFPIYCNKITGNLVKSKLRVKEEYIHVLPMDTECIVNGIKVLLLDANHCPGATMILFSLPSGTVILHTGDFRADPSMERYPALAAQKVHTLYLDTTYCSPEYTFPSQQEVIQFAVNTAFETVTLNPRTLVVCGTYSIGKEKVFLAIAEVLGSKASMSRDKYKTLQCLESAAVNSLISVDWDGTLLHVLPMMQINFKGLQDHLNKFSENFDQVLAFRPTGWTYSDSCCSLVDIKPQTRGKITIYGIRVGFLTVSTAVTWK
- the DCLRE1A gene encoding DNA cross-link repair 1A protein isoform X1; translated protein: MSEDTLLEEDIWEYKSIRKQKHPSYSESNSTAVQKVGDGKCRPKRKRSRNRKKTAEKTDTLQQTQQRSRPNQDVDQCEDDSNGNSQGSLSGLTEQSSQNAKPPHDGYCPSCQMPFSLLLVQTPRWHVAECLDTLGSIEKECPDGLQCTSTIPSHYKRFSHFLLAASRAGDYLVNPSTNTLESEMTNSSAKPSCSPSHAEEVSQNEKPSYSIKNPPNDDCTSVVQSSPQIKSLNAISESTSSFADGQKPQQTFQLTQTTDDSCKFEFYDFASSQQSETGEDLSSQKDTSQPSLLQSKADFSDCEISYSPLSTFEESEEETEENEKKAKTSQSKLFKVQNSEDEESNSIMLKAFNGHFLQQNAHHEHSKKENFITEKEVNRLNHLDHPVTTVSQSHMNSKFCSSPGVGNQHQEEVLPSGSSFPFNCKEVKQPQLASSAAKVRGTETEAGGALGSTYVSFTEASLLPVGVDTGSLLTQKSNFLRDPSNISTNADKMTAKAIDRRACQESLQSVVEEEGNLNTTAVCFSSPISKAVSSASSGMNAKSSSAKVLKQMDIGVFFGLKPKVKEESKGETCLSEGKQIAGSITPNGKRPRQQKRKAEGSVEDVEAVIENPSKNGLVGDVSAGGQRRWRKKFKELSTAGEGTRNKHCPLYKKIPGTGFTVDAFQYGEIEGCTAYFLTHFHSDHYCGLTKNFMFPIYCNKITGNLVKSKLRVKEEYIHVLPMDTECIVNGIKVLLLDANHCPGATMILFSLPSGTVILHTGDFRADPSMERYPALAAQKVHTLYLDTTYCSPEYTFPSQQEVIQFAVNTAFETVTLNPRTLVVCGTYSIGKEKVFLAIAEVLGSKASMSRDKYKTLQCLESAAVNSLISVDWDGTLLHVLPMMQINFKGLQDHLNKFSENFDQVLAFRPTGWTYSDSCCSLVDIKPQTRGKITIYGIPYSEHSSYLEMKRFVQWLKPQKIIPTVNVGDWKARSLMEKHFRDWMTEGSRHK